One segment of Enterobacter ludwigii DNA contains the following:
- a CDS encoding diacylglycerol kinase: protein MANNTTGLTRIIKAAGYSWKGFRAAWVNEAAFRQEGVAAIIAVIIACFLDVDAITRVLLIGSVLLVMIVEILNSAIEAVVDRIGSDFHELSGRAKDMGSAAVLLAIITAVITWVTLLWSHFR, encoded by the coding sequence ATGGCCAATAATACCACTGGGTTAACCCGAATCATCAAAGCCGCCGGCTATTCATGGAAAGGTTTCCGTGCCGCGTGGGTCAATGAAGCCGCGTTTCGCCAGGAGGGCGTCGCCGCTATCATCGCGGTGATTATCGCCTGTTTCCTTGATGTTGATGCGATTACCCGCGTTTTGTTGATCGGCTCCGTGCTGTTGGTGATGATAGTGGAAATTCTCAATAGCGCTATTGAGGCCGTGGTGGACCGTATCGGCTCTGATTTCCATGAGCTCTCCGGCCGGGCGAAAGACATGGGGTCTGCTGCCGTATTGCTGGCGATTATCACTGCGGTCATCACCTGGGTCACGCTGCTTTGGTCACATTTCCGATAA
- the lexA gene encoding transcriptional repressor LexA translates to MKALTTRQQEVFDLIRDHIGQTGMPPTRAEIAQRLGFRSPNAAEEHLKALARKGVIEIVSGASRGIRLLVEEETGIPLVGRVAAGEPLLAQQHIEGHYQVDPGMFKPSADFLLRVSGMSMKDIGILDGDLLAVHKTQDVRNGQVVVARIDDEVTVKRLKKQGNTVQLLPENNEFSPIVVDLREHNFSIEGLAVGVIRNGEWL, encoded by the coding sequence ATGAAAGCGTTAACGACCAGGCAGCAAGAGGTGTTTGATCTCATCCGGGATCATATCGGCCAGACGGGTATGCCACCCACGCGTGCGGAGATCGCTCAGCGTCTGGGTTTCCGTTCTCCGAATGCTGCCGAAGAACACCTGAAAGCGCTGGCGCGTAAAGGCGTCATTGAGATTGTATCGGGCGCTTCGCGTGGCATCCGTCTGCTGGTGGAAGAAGAGACAGGCATTCCGCTGGTGGGCCGTGTCGCGGCAGGTGAACCTTTGCTGGCACAACAGCATATTGAAGGTCACTACCAGGTTGACCCGGGCATGTTTAAACCGAGCGCAGATTTCCTGCTGCGCGTCAGCGGCATGTCGATGAAAGATATCGGTATTCTGGACGGCGATCTGCTCGCAGTTCATAAAACCCAGGACGTGCGCAACGGGCAAGTTGTGGTCGCGCGTATTGACGATGAAGTTACCGTTAAGCGTCTGAAAAAGCAGGGTAACACCGTCCAGTTACTGCCTGAAAACAACGAGTTCTCCCCGATTGTGGTGGATCTCCGCGAACATAACTTCTCTATTGAAGGGCTGGCTGTTGGGGTTATCCGCAACGGTGAATGGCTGTAA
- the dinF gene encoding MATE family efflux transporter DinF, whose protein sequence is MSLLTTSDKALWRLALPMIFSNITVPLLGLVDTAVIGHLDSPVYLGGVAIGATATSFLFMLLLFLRMSTTGLTAQAYGAKDPLRLARALVQPLILALGAGALIVVLRTPLIDLALHVVGGSEAVLEQARRFLEIRWLSAPASLANLVLLGWLLGVQYARAPVILLVAGNLLNIVLDVWLVMGLHMNVQGAALATAIAEYGTFFIGLWMVWRVLALRGISLAMLKTAWRGNIRTLLALNRDIMLRSLLLQLCFGALTVFGARLGPEIVAVNAVLMTLLTFTAYALDGFAYAVEAHSGQAYGARESGQLREVWRAACRQSGLVALAFALIYAFLGEQIVALLTSLPSLRELASHYLFWQAILPVVGVWCYLLDGMFIGATRGAEMRNSMAVAAAGFGLTLLTLPYLGNHGLWLALAVFLALRGLSLAFIWHRHWRNNTWLPSRHDIS, encoded by the coding sequence ATGTCACTGCTGACGACATCAGATAAGGCATTGTGGCGTCTTGCACTGCCAATGATTTTTTCCAATATCACCGTCCCTCTGCTGGGACTGGTAGACACGGCTGTTATTGGTCATCTGGATTCCCCCGTTTATCTGGGCGGCGTCGCGATCGGCGCGACGGCAACCAGCTTCCTTTTTATGCTGCTGCTCTTTTTGCGTATGAGTACCACCGGGCTTACGGCTCAGGCGTACGGCGCAAAAGATCCGTTGCGTCTGGCGCGAGCGCTGGTACAACCCTTGATCCTTGCCCTGGGCGCGGGTGCGCTGATCGTGGTGTTGCGCACGCCACTGATTGATCTGGCGCTGCATGTCGTTGGCGGTAGCGAGGCGGTACTTGAGCAGGCGCGGCGCTTCCTTGAAATTCGCTGGCTCAGCGCGCCTGCATCACTGGCGAACCTGGTTCTGCTTGGCTGGTTACTCGGCGTGCAGTATGCCCGTGCGCCAGTCATTCTGCTGGTGGCAGGCAATCTTCTCAACATCGTGCTTGATGTCTGGCTGGTGATGGGTCTGCATATGAACGTGCAGGGCGCCGCGCTGGCGACGGCAATTGCAGAATACGGTACCTTTTTCATCGGCCTGTGGATGGTCTGGCGCGTGCTGGCCCTGCGCGGTATCTCGCTTGCGATGCTCAAAACCGCGTGGCGCGGTAATATCCGCACGCTGCTGGCGCTTAACCGCGACATTATGCTGCGCTCGTTACTGCTTCAGCTCTGCTTTGGCGCGCTGACGGTCTTTGGGGCGCGACTTGGGCCGGAGATCGTCGCGGTTAATGCGGTCCTGATGACGCTGCTCACCTTTACCGCGTATGCGCTGGATGGCTTTGCCTATGCCGTTGAAGCCCATTCCGGACAAGCGTATGGTGCACGCGAAAGCGGCCAGCTCCGCGAGGTGTGGCGGGCCGCCTGTCGTCAGTCAGGCCTGGTGGCGCTGGCGTTTGCACTCATTTACGCCTTTCTGGGTGAACAGATCGTTGCCTTACTCACCTCCCTCCCATCGCTGCGCGAACTGGCGAGTCACTATCTCTTCTGGCAGGCAATCTTACCGGTGGTGGGCGTGTGGTGTTATCTGCTGGACGGCATGTTTATTGGCGCGACGCGAGGTGCGGAGATGCGCAATAGCATGGCGGTCGCTGCGGCGGGATTTGGTCTGACGTTGCTGACGCTGCCGTATCTGGGCAACCACGGTTTGTGGCTGGCTCTGGCGGTTTTCCTCGCGTTACGTGGCCTGTCGCTGGCCTTTATCTGGCATCGTCACTGGCGAAATAACACCTGGCTGCCTTCCCGCCACGATATATCGTGA
- a CDS encoding CsbD family protein, producing the protein MNKDEIGGNWKQFKGKAKEQWGKLTDDDMTIIEGKRDQLVGKIQERYGYEKDRAENEVKDWETRNDYRW; encoded by the coding sequence ATGAATAAAGACGAAATCGGCGGCAACTGGAAGCAGTTCAAAGGTAAAGCGAAAGAACAGTGGGGTAAGCTGACGGATGATGATATGACCATCATCGAAGGTAAACGCGATCAGCTGGTGGGTAAAATTCAGGAACGTTACGGCTACGAGAAAGATCGTGCTGAAAACGAAGTGAAAGACTGGGAAACACGTAACGATTATCGCTGGTAA
- the zur gene encoding zinc uptake transcriptional repressor Zur: MDKSTKELLAQAEKLCVQRNVRLTPQRLEVLRLMSLQQGAISAYDLLDLLRESEPQAKPPTVYRALDFLLEQGFVHKVESTNSYVLCHLFDQPTHTSAMFICDRCGSVKEEGAEGVEDIMHTLAAKMGFALRHNVIEAHGLCSACVEVEACRHQDECQHDHSVLVKKKPR; encoded by the coding sequence ATGGATAAGTCCACAAAAGAGCTGTTAGCGCAGGCAGAAAAGCTGTGCGTGCAACGCAATGTGCGCCTGACTCCGCAGCGCCTTGAAGTATTACGTTTGATGAGTCTGCAGCAGGGCGCGATCAGCGCGTACGATCTGCTTGATCTGCTGCGCGAAAGCGAGCCACAGGCTAAACCGCCAACGGTGTACCGCGCGCTGGATTTCCTGCTGGAACAGGGCTTTGTGCATAAAGTTGAATCGACAAACAGCTATGTGCTGTGCCATCTGTTCGATCAGCCAACCCATACGTCGGCCATGTTTATCTGCGATCGCTGCGGCAGCGTGAAGGAAGAAGGTGCGGAAGGCGTTGAAGATATTATGCATACGCTGGCAGCCAAAATGGGCTTTGCGTTGCGTCATAACGTGATTGAAGCGCACGGCCTGTGCTCAGCCTGCGTAGAGGTAGAAGCCTGTCGTCACCAGGATGAGTGCCAGCACGACCATTCTGTACTGGTGAAGAAAAAGCCGCGTTAA
- a CDS encoding cupin domain-containing protein has protein sequence MKRPDCIRHWRDVEGADDSTYPDSSERFAIGAPLARKLGLGRIGIHHERLPPGRRTSYPHAESDEEEFIYVLEGYPEAWINGYLWKLEPGDSVGFPAGTGVCHTFINNTDEEVRLLVVGEANKKHNRIYYPLNPEYAATRDDRWVDHPPQFFGPHDGKPGKK, from the coding sequence ATGAAAAGACCTGACTGTATTCGACACTGGCGCGACGTAGAAGGCGCAGATGACTCAACCTATCCCGACAGTAGTGAACGTTTTGCCATTGGCGCACCGCTGGCGCGTAAGCTCGGCCTTGGACGCATTGGTATACACCATGAGCGCTTACCGCCAGGCCGACGGACCTCTTATCCTCATGCTGAAAGCGACGAAGAAGAGTTTATCTACGTGCTTGAAGGCTACCCTGAAGCCTGGATTAACGGATATTTATGGAAACTTGAACCTGGCGACAGCGTGGGCTTTCCCGCCGGAACCGGGGTCTGTCATACCTTCATCAACAACACCGACGAAGAGGTACGGCTCCTGGTGGTGGGTGAGGCCAACAAGAAGCATAACCGTATCTATTACCCGCTTAATCCGGAGTACGCCGCCACGCGCGACGATCGCTGGGTAGACCACCCTCCTCAGTTTTTTGGACCGCACGATGGAAAACCTGGGAAAAAATAA
- the traF gene encoding conjugal transfer protein TraF encodes MANQAGAANTWTESRSDAMGGTGVAAGNYGSGALINPALLAKAKPDDDVTVILPSAGVQVTDEDNLQDEIDTINDKINHYKDVVDNLTPIEIITNPLGSINQFQGAAKDLADELDYLKGKTARATAGAGIAVSIPNDVLSVAFMAKGYAHGRVSSSIDQQDIDYLRGIQRSDAVAAGVALDAALNGTDQITKNLNSTASGRAAIVSDYGIAVARQFELGGVPVSVGVTPKLQKTWVYNYTTSIYDYDSNKWNDSRYRTDDTGFNVDAGIAADFGEHWTVGVSGQNLMSRDIDTKDIRIRNGRTGEVVSYKDTYQIRPLVTAGAAWHNDLVTLTADGDLTETKGFKSEDTSQYVGVGAEVTPLNWLAVRAGFRADMKGNDSNVFTGGVGFAPFNTVHVDLMGLYGEDETWGAGAQLSMTF; translated from the coding sequence ATGGCAAATCAGGCGGGAGCAGCCAATACCTGGACAGAATCACGTAGCGACGCCATGGGGGGCACGGGTGTCGCGGCCGGAAACTATGGCAGCGGGGCGTTAATCAACCCTGCGCTACTGGCGAAGGCGAAACCGGACGACGATGTGACGGTCATTTTACCGTCCGCTGGCGTGCAGGTGACCGATGAAGACAATCTTCAGGATGAGATTGATACCATCAATGATAAAATCAACCATTACAAAGACGTGGTTGATAACCTTACACCGATTGAGATCATTACCAACCCGTTAGGTTCCATCAACCAGTTCCAGGGCGCGGCGAAAGATCTCGCCGATGAGCTGGATTATCTTAAGGGCAAAACGGCACGCGCCACGGCGGGTGCGGGGATAGCCGTCAGTATTCCTAACGATGTCCTTTCCGTGGCCTTTATGGCTAAAGGCTATGCCCACGGACGCGTCAGTTCTTCTATTGATCAGCAAGATATTGATTACCTGCGCGGTATTCAACGCAGTGATGCGGTGGCTGCCGGCGTTGCACTGGACGCTGCGCTGAACGGCACCGATCAAATCACGAAAAACCTCAACTCAACGGCGTCTGGCCGGGCGGCAATTGTCTCCGACTATGGTATCGCGGTGGCGCGTCAGTTCGAGCTTGGCGGTGTTCCGGTGTCTGTTGGCGTCACTCCAAAACTGCAAAAGACCTGGGTCTATAACTACACCACCTCCATTTACGATTATGACAGCAACAAGTGGAACGACAGCCGCTACCGTACTGACGACACCGGCTTTAACGTTGATGCTGGTATCGCGGCCGATTTTGGTGAGCACTGGACGGTCGGCGTGAGCGGGCAAAACCTGATGTCACGCGATATCGACACCAAAGACATTCGCATCCGTAACGGGCGCACGGGGGAGGTGGTGAGCTATAAAGATACCTACCAGATCCGCCCTCTGGTTACCGCGGGTGCCGCCTGGCATAACGATCTGGTGACGTTAACCGCCGATGGCGATCTGACGGAAACCAAAGGCTTCAAAAGCGAAGACACTTCTCAGTATGTTGGCGTAGGCGCCGAAGTGACGCCGCTGAACTGGCTGGCGGTGCGTGCGGGTTTCCGTGCTGACATGAAAGGTAATGACAGCAATGTCTTCACAGGCGGTGTCGGTTTTGCACCGTTTAACACGGTCCATGTCGACCTGATGGGCCTGTATGGTGAAGACGAGACCTGGGGCGCAGGCGCCCAGTTGAGCATGACCTTCTAA
- the dusA gene encoding tRNA dihydrouridine(20/20a) synthase DusA translates to MSSELQTAFPAHRFSIAPMLDWTDRHCRYFLRQLSRHTLLYTEMVTTGAIIHGKGDYLAYSEEEHPVALQLGGSDPAALAQCAKLAEARGYDEINLNVGCPSDRVQNGMFGACLMGNASLVADCIKAMRDVVSIPVTVKTRIGIDDQDSYEFLCDFINTVSGKGECEMFIIHARKAWLSGLSPKENREIPPLDYPRVYQLKRDFPQLTMSINGGIKSLEEAKTHLEHMDGVMVGREAYQNPGILATVDREIFGVEGADTDPVAVVRAMYPYIERELSNGTYLGHITRHMLGLFQGIPGARQWRRYLSENAHKAGADIEVLEHALRLVADKR, encoded by the coding sequence ATGTCGTCAGAATTACAGACTGCTTTCCCTGCACACCGTTTCTCCATTGCGCCGATGCTCGACTGGACGGACAGACACTGTCGCTACTTCCTGCGTCAGCTCTCCCGCCATACGTTGCTGTACACCGAAATGGTGACCACCGGAGCAATTATTCACGGAAAGGGCGACTATCTGGCCTACAGCGAAGAAGAGCATCCGGTTGCGCTGCAGCTTGGCGGTAGCGATCCCGCTGCGCTGGCGCAGTGTGCGAAGCTTGCAGAAGCGCGCGGCTATGACGAGATTAACCTTAACGTTGGCTGTCCGTCTGATCGTGTGCAGAACGGCATGTTCGGCGCGTGTCTGATGGGCAATGCATCCCTGGTGGCAGACTGCATCAAGGCGATGCGCGATGTGGTTTCCATTCCGGTGACGGTCAAGACCCGTATCGGCATTGACGACCAGGACAGCTACGAATTTCTCTGCGATTTTATCAATACGGTCTCCGGGAAAGGCGAGTGCGAGATGTTTATCATCCATGCGCGTAAAGCCTGGCTCTCCGGACTTAGCCCGAAAGAGAACCGTGAAATCCCGCCGCTGGACTACCCGCGCGTGTACCAGCTAAAACGTGACTTCCCGCAGCTCACGATGTCGATCAACGGCGGCATTAAATCGCTGGAAGAGGCCAAAACACACCTGGAGCATATGGATGGCGTAATGGTCGGGCGCGAGGCGTATCAAAATCCAGGCATTCTGGCGACGGTCGACAGGGAAATCTTTGGCGTTGAAGGCGCAGATACCGACCCGGTGGCCGTGGTACGCGCCATGTATCCCTACATTGAGCGTGAGCTGAGTAACGGGACGTACCTTGGTCATATCACCCGTCATATGCTGGGCCTGTTCCAGGGGATCCCGGGAGCACGCCAGTGGCGTCGCTACCTTAGCGAGAACGCACATAAAGCCGGTGCAGACATCGAGGTGCTGGAACACGCGCTACGTCTGGTCGCTGATAAGCGATAA
- the pspG gene encoding envelope stress response protein PspG translates to MLELLFVIGFFVMLMMTGISLLGILAAIVVATVVMFIGGLFALTLKLLPWLLLAIAVVWVIRAIKSPKLPTYQRNNRFRY, encoded by the coding sequence ATGTTAGAACTACTTTTTGTGATTGGCTTTTTTGTCATGCTGATGATGACGGGGATTTCCCTGCTCGGGATTCTGGCGGCTATCGTCGTGGCGACGGTGGTCATGTTTATCGGGGGATTATTTGCCCTGACGCTGAAGCTCCTGCCGTGGCTGCTGCTGGCCATTGCCGTGGTGTGGGTGATACGGGCGATTAAATCACCAAAACTGCCCACTTATCAGCGCAATAACCGTTTTCGTTACTAA
- a CDS encoding quinone oxidoreductase, which produces MATRIEFQKHGGPEVLNAVEFTPAAPGENEVQVENKAIGINYIDTYIRGGLYPPPSMPSGLGTEAAGVVLKVGSAVKHIKEGDRVVYAQSALGAYSSVHNVPADKAALLPNAISFEQAAASFLKGLTVYYLLRKTYEIKPDEQFLFHAAAGGVGLIACQWAKALGAKLIGTVGSAQKAQRALQAGAWQVINYREESIAERLKEITNGKKVRVVYDSVGKDTWEASLDCLQRRGLMVSFGNASGAVTGINLGILNQKGSLYVTRPSLQGYITNREELIEASNELFSLIASGVIKVDVAEAQKYALTDARRAHEVLESRATQGSSLLIP; this is translated from the coding sequence ATGGCAACGCGCATTGAATTCCAGAAACATGGTGGGCCAGAAGTGTTAAACGCGGTGGAGTTTACCCCCGCAGCGCCTGGTGAAAACGAAGTTCAGGTTGAAAACAAAGCCATCGGCATTAACTACATCGACACCTATATTCGCGGCGGTCTCTATCCGCCTCCCTCCATGCCAAGCGGACTGGGAACGGAAGCGGCAGGCGTCGTGCTCAAAGTGGGCAGTGCCGTTAAGCATATTAAAGAGGGCGATCGCGTGGTGTACGCGCAATCCGCGCTGGGTGCCTACAGTTCCGTGCACAACGTGCCGGCCGATAAAGCCGCCCTTCTGCCAAATGCCATCTCGTTTGAACAAGCGGCCGCCTCATTCCTGAAAGGGCTCACGGTCTATTATCTGCTGCGCAAAACCTATGAGATCAAACCTGACGAGCAGTTCCTGTTTCATGCCGCGGCGGGCGGCGTGGGGCTGATCGCATGTCAGTGGGCCAAAGCGCTCGGTGCAAAACTTATCGGCACGGTGGGCAGTGCACAAAAAGCCCAGCGCGCGCTTCAGGCCGGCGCCTGGCAGGTGATTAACTACCGTGAAGAGAGCATTGCTGAGCGCCTCAAAGAGATAACCAACGGCAAAAAGGTGCGCGTGGTTTATGACTCGGTGGGTAAAGATACCTGGGAGGCGTCGCTGGATTGTCTGCAGCGTCGCGGGCTGATGGTGAGCTTCGGCAACGCCTCGGGCGCTGTGACCGGCATTAATCTTGGCATTCTCAACCAGAAAGGGTCGCTGTATGTGACTCGCCCTTCCCTGCAGGGGTATATCACTAACCGGGAAGAGCTGATCGAGGCCAGCAACGAGCTCTTTTCGCTGATCGCCAGCGGCGTGATTAAAGTGGATGTGGCGGAGGCGCAGAAATACGCGCTAACCGATGCCAGGCGTGCACATGAGGTGCTGGAGAGCAGAGCGACACAGGGTTCAAGTCTGTTAATTCCCTGA